The proteins below come from a single Aquarana catesbeiana isolate 2022-GZ linkage group LG12, ASM4218655v1, whole genome shotgun sequence genomic window:
- the CBFA2T2 gene encoding protein CBFA2T2 isoform X3, whose product MPGSPMEVKIHSRSSPPTMAPLPPVNPSGPRPVSFPPSSLSNGMNHSPSLLNGAPSPPQRSSNGPSSSSSSSLANQQLPATCGVRQLSKLKRFLTTLQQFGNDISPEIGEKVRTLVLALVNSTITIEEFHCKLQEATNFPLRPFVIPFLKANLPLLQRELLHCARVAKQTPSQYLAQHEHLLLNTNTSSPSDSSELLMEVNGNGKRYSPERREDNVFEREPLPPEPPVKRVCTISPAPRHSPALSLPILNSSNQYHPTPPPLQHYSLDDIPGPQMYRDPLCKMSEHREVRERHHPVGGINGNVTNGYQEELVDHRLTEREWADEWKHLDHALNCIMEMVEKTRRSMAVLRRCQEVDREELNYWKRRYNESSELRKGSEHSSRQHSPTSTESGTNDLQRDFSSRTGGSYVTDEIWRKAEEAVNEVKRQAMSEVQKAVSEAEQKAFEMIASERARMEQTIADTKRRATEDAFLVVNEQEESTETCWNCGRKASETCSGCNIARYCGSFCQHKDWEKHHRICGQTLHGPAKALTSVRSLLPKPADPILLSPAVERSSSATSRSSTPASVTAVDSL is encoded by the exons TTTCGAATGGCATGAATCATTCTCCTTCTTTACTGAACGGAGCTCCGTCCCCTCCGCAGCGTTCCAGCAATGGCCCTTCTTCCTCGTCTTCATCTTctctggccaatcagcagctgccgGCCACCTGTGGGGTGAGACAGCTCAGCAAACTCAAGAGGTTCCTCACCACTCTGCAGCAGTTTGGCAATGATATCTCCCCTGAGATTGGAGAGAAGGTCCGGACCCTTGTCCTTGCTCTGGTG AACTCAACTATAACCATAGAAGAATTTCATTGCAAGCTCCAGGAAGCCACCAATTTTCCTCTCCGACCCTTTGTCATCCCATTCCTCAAG GCCAACTTGCCGCTCCTCCAGAGGGAATTACTGCACTGTGCCCGCGTGGCCAAACAGACTCCATCTCAGTACTTGGCACAACATGAACACCTGCTACTCAACACCAACACATCATCCCCATCTGATTCCTCTGAGCTGCTCATGGAGGTCAATGGCAATGGGAAAAGATACAGCCCGGAAAG AAGAGAAGATAACGTGTTTGAAAGGGAGCCTCTACCTCCTGAACCACCCGTGAAAAGGGTGTGCACTATTAGCCCAGCTCCTCGTCACAGCCCGGCCCTGTCCTTGCCTATCCTGAATTCTTCTAACCAGTATCACCCCACCCCACCTCCTCTACAACACTACTCATTGGATGACATCCCAGGACCACAGATGTACAGAGATCCACTGTGCAAGATGAGTGAACACAGAGAAGTTAGAGAGCGCCATCATCCGGTGGGCG GGATTAACGGCAATGTGACCAATGGCTACCAAGAAGAGTTGGTGGATCACAGGCTAACTGAGAGAGAATGGGCAGATGAGTGGAAGCATCTAGACCAC GCCTTGAACTGTATAATGGAAATGGTGGAAAAGACAAGGCGTTCTATGGCCGTGTTACGTAGGTGTCAAGAAGTGGACAGAGAGGAGCTGAATTACTGGAAAAGACGGTACAATGAATCCTCAGAACTCCGGAAAGGAAGCGAGCACTCAAGCAGGCAACACAGTCCAACCAGTACTGAATCTGGTACCAATG aTCTTCAGAGGGACTTTAGTAGCAGAACAGGAGGAAGCTATGTTACTGATGAGATCTGGAGGAAAGCAG AAGAGGCCGTAAATGAGGTGAAGAGGCAAGCCATGTCCGAAGTACAGAAGGCCGTATCCGAGGCCGAACAGAAAGCATTTGAGATGATTGCATCCGAGAGGGCCAGGATGGAACAGACTATTGCAGATACAAAGAGGAGAGCAACTGAGGATGCATTCCTTGTAGTGAATGAGCAGGAGGAATCAACTGAG ACTTGTTGGAACTGTGGCCGTAAAGCAAGCGAGACTTGCAGCGGATGCAATATCGCTCGATACTGTGGATCATTTTGTCAACACAAAGACTGGGAGAAGCATCATCGGATCTGCGGACAAACCCTTCATGGCCCAGCCAAGGCCCTAACCTCAGTCCGCTCCCTACTGCCGAAACCCGCCGACCCTATATTGCTTAGCCCAGCTGTTGAACGCTCATCCAGCGCCACCTCTCGTTCTTCCACTCCTGCATCTGTGACCGCTGTGGACAGCTTGTGA
- the CBFA2T2 gene encoding protein CBFA2T2 isoform X5 produces MNHSPSLLNGAPSPPQRSSNGPSSSSSSSLANQQLPATCGVRQLSKLKRFLTTLQQFGNDISPEIGEKVRTLVLALVNSTITIEEFHCKLQEATNFPLRPFVIPFLKANLPLLQRELLHCARVAKQTPSQYLAQHEHLLLNTNTSSPSDSSELLMEVNGNGKRYSPERREDNVFEREPLPPEPPVKRVCTISPAPRHSPALSLPILNSSNQYHPTPPPLQHYSLDDIPGPQMYRDPLCKMSEHREVRERHHPVGGINGNVTNGYQEELVDHRLTEREWADEWKHLDHALNCIMEMVEKTRRSMAVLRRCQEVDREELNYWKRRYNESSELRKGSEHSSRQHSPTSTESGTNDLQRDFSSRTGGSYVTDEIWRKAEEAVNEVKRQAMSEVQKAVSEAEQKAFEMIASERARMEQTIADTKRRATEDAFLVVNEQEESTETCWNCGRKASETCSGCNIARYCGSFCQHKDWEKHHRICGQTLHGPAKALTSVRSLLPKPADPILLSPAVERSSSATSRSSTPASVTAVDSL; encoded by the exons ATGAATCATTCTCCTTCTTTACTGAACGGAGCTCCGTCCCCTCCGCAGCGTTCCAGCAATGGCCCTTCTTCCTCGTCTTCATCTTctctggccaatcagcagctgccgGCCACCTGTGGGGTGAGACAGCTCAGCAAACTCAAGAGGTTCCTCACCACTCTGCAGCAGTTTGGCAATGATATCTCCCCTGAGATTGGAGAGAAGGTCCGGACCCTTGTCCTTGCTCTGGTG AACTCAACTATAACCATAGAAGAATTTCATTGCAAGCTCCAGGAAGCCACCAATTTTCCTCTCCGACCCTTTGTCATCCCATTCCTCAAG GCCAACTTGCCGCTCCTCCAGAGGGAATTACTGCACTGTGCCCGCGTGGCCAAACAGACTCCATCTCAGTACTTGGCACAACATGAACACCTGCTACTCAACACCAACACATCATCCCCATCTGATTCCTCTGAGCTGCTCATGGAGGTCAATGGCAATGGGAAAAGATACAGCCCGGAAAG AAGAGAAGATAACGTGTTTGAAAGGGAGCCTCTACCTCCTGAACCACCCGTGAAAAGGGTGTGCACTATTAGCCCAGCTCCTCGTCACAGCCCGGCCCTGTCCTTGCCTATCCTGAATTCTTCTAACCAGTATCACCCCACCCCACCTCCTCTACAACACTACTCATTGGATGACATCCCAGGACCACAGATGTACAGAGATCCACTGTGCAAGATGAGTGAACACAGAGAAGTTAGAGAGCGCCATCATCCGGTGGGCG GGATTAACGGCAATGTGACCAATGGCTACCAAGAAGAGTTGGTGGATCACAGGCTAACTGAGAGAGAATGGGCAGATGAGTGGAAGCATCTAGACCAC GCCTTGAACTGTATAATGGAAATGGTGGAAAAGACAAGGCGTTCTATGGCCGTGTTACGTAGGTGTCAAGAAGTGGACAGAGAGGAGCTGAATTACTGGAAAAGACGGTACAATGAATCCTCAGAACTCCGGAAAGGAAGCGAGCACTCAAGCAGGCAACACAGTCCAACCAGTACTGAATCTGGTACCAATG aTCTTCAGAGGGACTTTAGTAGCAGAACAGGAGGAAGCTATGTTACTGATGAGATCTGGAGGAAAGCAG AAGAGGCCGTAAATGAGGTGAAGAGGCAAGCCATGTCCGAAGTACAGAAGGCCGTATCCGAGGCCGAACAGAAAGCATTTGAGATGATTGCATCCGAGAGGGCCAGGATGGAACAGACTATTGCAGATACAAAGAGGAGAGCAACTGAGGATGCATTCCTTGTAGTGAATGAGCAGGAGGAATCAACTGAG ACTTGTTGGAACTGTGGCCGTAAAGCAAGCGAGACTTGCAGCGGATGCAATATCGCTCGATACTGTGGATCATTTTGTCAACACAAAGACTGGGAGAAGCATCATCGGATCTGCGGACAAACCCTTCATGGCCCAGCCAAGGCCCTAACCTCAGTCCGCTCCCTACTGCCGAAACCCGCCGACCCTATATTGCTTAGCCCAGCTGTTGAACGCTCATCCAGCGCCACCTCTCGTTCTTCCACTCCTGCATCTGTGACCGCTGTGGACAGCTTGTGA
- the CBFA2T2 gene encoding protein CBFA2T2 isoform X1, producing MVGIPGSFQFLGDKRVPAMPGSPMEVKIHSRSSPPTMAPLPPVNPSGPRPVSFPPSSLSNGMNHSPSLLNGAPSPPQRSSNGPSSSSSSSLANQQLPATCGVRQLSKLKRFLTTLQQFGNDISPEIGEKVRTLVLALVNSTITIEEFHCKLQEATNFPLRPFVIPFLKANLPLLQRELLHCARVAKQTPSQYLAQHEHLLLNTNTSSPSDSSELLMEVNGNGKRYSPERREDNVFEREPLPPEPPVKRVCTISPAPRHSPALSLPILNSSNQYHPTPPPLQHYSLDDIPGPQMYRDPLCKMSEHREVRERHHPVGGINGNVTNGYQEELVDHRLTEREWADEWKHLDHALNCIMEMVEKTRRSMAVLRRCQEVDREELNYWKRRYNESSELRKGSEHSSRQHSPTSTESGTNDLQRDFSSRTGGSYVTDEIWRKAEEAVNEVKRQAMSEVQKAVSEAEQKAFEMIASERARMEQTIADTKRRATEDAFLVVNEQEESTETCWNCGRKASETCSGCNIARYCGSFCQHKDWEKHHRICGQTLHGPAKALTSVRSLLPKPADPILLSPAVERSSSATSRSSTPASVTAVDSL from the exons TTTCGAATGGCATGAATCATTCTCCTTCTTTACTGAACGGAGCTCCGTCCCCTCCGCAGCGTTCCAGCAATGGCCCTTCTTCCTCGTCTTCATCTTctctggccaatcagcagctgccgGCCACCTGTGGGGTGAGACAGCTCAGCAAACTCAAGAGGTTCCTCACCACTCTGCAGCAGTTTGGCAATGATATCTCCCCTGAGATTGGAGAGAAGGTCCGGACCCTTGTCCTTGCTCTGGTG AACTCAACTATAACCATAGAAGAATTTCATTGCAAGCTCCAGGAAGCCACCAATTTTCCTCTCCGACCCTTTGTCATCCCATTCCTCAAG GCCAACTTGCCGCTCCTCCAGAGGGAATTACTGCACTGTGCCCGCGTGGCCAAACAGACTCCATCTCAGTACTTGGCACAACATGAACACCTGCTACTCAACACCAACACATCATCCCCATCTGATTCCTCTGAGCTGCTCATGGAGGTCAATGGCAATGGGAAAAGATACAGCCCGGAAAG AAGAGAAGATAACGTGTTTGAAAGGGAGCCTCTACCTCCTGAACCACCCGTGAAAAGGGTGTGCACTATTAGCCCAGCTCCTCGTCACAGCCCGGCCCTGTCCTTGCCTATCCTGAATTCTTCTAACCAGTATCACCCCACCCCACCTCCTCTACAACACTACTCATTGGATGACATCCCAGGACCACAGATGTACAGAGATCCACTGTGCAAGATGAGTGAACACAGAGAAGTTAGAGAGCGCCATCATCCGGTGGGCG GGATTAACGGCAATGTGACCAATGGCTACCAAGAAGAGTTGGTGGATCACAGGCTAACTGAGAGAGAATGGGCAGATGAGTGGAAGCATCTAGACCAC GCCTTGAACTGTATAATGGAAATGGTGGAAAAGACAAGGCGTTCTATGGCCGTGTTACGTAGGTGTCAAGAAGTGGACAGAGAGGAGCTGAATTACTGGAAAAGACGGTACAATGAATCCTCAGAACTCCGGAAAGGAAGCGAGCACTCAAGCAGGCAACACAGTCCAACCAGTACTGAATCTGGTACCAATG aTCTTCAGAGGGACTTTAGTAGCAGAACAGGAGGAAGCTATGTTACTGATGAGATCTGGAGGAAAGCAG AAGAGGCCGTAAATGAGGTGAAGAGGCAAGCCATGTCCGAAGTACAGAAGGCCGTATCCGAGGCCGAACAGAAAGCATTTGAGATGATTGCATCCGAGAGGGCCAGGATGGAACAGACTATTGCAGATACAAAGAGGAGAGCAACTGAGGATGCATTCCTTGTAGTGAATGAGCAGGAGGAATCAACTGAG ACTTGTTGGAACTGTGGCCGTAAAGCAAGCGAGACTTGCAGCGGATGCAATATCGCTCGATACTGTGGATCATTTTGTCAACACAAAGACTGGGAGAAGCATCATCGGATCTGCGGACAAACCCTTCATGGCCCAGCCAAGGCCCTAACCTCAGTCCGCTCCCTACTGCCGAAACCCGCCGACCCTATATTGCTTAGCCCAGCTGTTGAACGCTCATCCAGCGCCACCTCTCGTTCTTCCACTCCTGCATCTGTGACCGCTGTGGACAGCTTGTGA
- the CBFA2T2 gene encoding protein CBFA2T2 isoform X2 — MVGIPGSFQFLGDKRVPAMPGSPMEVKIHSRSSPPTMAPLPPVNPSGPRPVSFPPSSLSNGMNHSPSLLNGAPSPPQRSSNGPSSSSSSSLANQQLPATCGVRQLSKLKRFLTTLQQFGNDISPEIGEKVRTLVLALVNSTITIEEFHCKLQEATNFPLRPFVIPFLKANLPLLQRELLHCARVAKQTPSQYLAQHEHLLLNTNTSSPSDSSELLMEVNGNGKRYSPERREDNVFEREPLPPEPPVKRVCTISPAPRHSPALSLPILNSSNQYHPTPPPLQHYSLDDIPGPQMYRDPLCKMSEHREVRERHHPVGGINGNVTNGYQEELVDHRLTEREWADEWKHLDHALNCIMEMVEKTRRSMAVLRRCQEVDREELNYWKRRYNESSELRKGSEHSSRQHSPTSTESGTNDLQRDFSSRTGGSYVTDEIWRKAEAVNEVKRQAMSEVQKAVSEAEQKAFEMIASERARMEQTIADTKRRATEDAFLVVNEQEESTETCWNCGRKASETCSGCNIARYCGSFCQHKDWEKHHRICGQTLHGPAKALTSVRSLLPKPADPILLSPAVERSSSATSRSSTPASVTAVDSL; from the exons TTTCGAATGGCATGAATCATTCTCCTTCTTTACTGAACGGAGCTCCGTCCCCTCCGCAGCGTTCCAGCAATGGCCCTTCTTCCTCGTCTTCATCTTctctggccaatcagcagctgccgGCCACCTGTGGGGTGAGACAGCTCAGCAAACTCAAGAGGTTCCTCACCACTCTGCAGCAGTTTGGCAATGATATCTCCCCTGAGATTGGAGAGAAGGTCCGGACCCTTGTCCTTGCTCTGGTG AACTCAACTATAACCATAGAAGAATTTCATTGCAAGCTCCAGGAAGCCACCAATTTTCCTCTCCGACCCTTTGTCATCCCATTCCTCAAG GCCAACTTGCCGCTCCTCCAGAGGGAATTACTGCACTGTGCCCGCGTGGCCAAACAGACTCCATCTCAGTACTTGGCACAACATGAACACCTGCTACTCAACACCAACACATCATCCCCATCTGATTCCTCTGAGCTGCTCATGGAGGTCAATGGCAATGGGAAAAGATACAGCCCGGAAAG AAGAGAAGATAACGTGTTTGAAAGGGAGCCTCTACCTCCTGAACCACCCGTGAAAAGGGTGTGCACTATTAGCCCAGCTCCTCGTCACAGCCCGGCCCTGTCCTTGCCTATCCTGAATTCTTCTAACCAGTATCACCCCACCCCACCTCCTCTACAACACTACTCATTGGATGACATCCCAGGACCACAGATGTACAGAGATCCACTGTGCAAGATGAGTGAACACAGAGAAGTTAGAGAGCGCCATCATCCGGTGGGCG GGATTAACGGCAATGTGACCAATGGCTACCAAGAAGAGTTGGTGGATCACAGGCTAACTGAGAGAGAATGGGCAGATGAGTGGAAGCATCTAGACCAC GCCTTGAACTGTATAATGGAAATGGTGGAAAAGACAAGGCGTTCTATGGCCGTGTTACGTAGGTGTCAAGAAGTGGACAGAGAGGAGCTGAATTACTGGAAAAGACGGTACAATGAATCCTCAGAACTCCGGAAAGGAAGCGAGCACTCAAGCAGGCAACACAGTCCAACCAGTACTGAATCTGGTACCAATG aTCTTCAGAGGGACTTTAGTAGCAGAACAGGAGGAAGCTATGTTACTGATGAGATCTGGAGGAAAGCAG AGGCCGTAAATGAGGTGAAGAGGCAAGCCATGTCCGAAGTACAGAAGGCCGTATCCGAGGCCGAACAGAAAGCATTTGAGATGATTGCATCCGAGAGGGCCAGGATGGAACAGACTATTGCAGATACAAAGAGGAGAGCAACTGAGGATGCATTCCTTGTAGTGAATGAGCAGGAGGAATCAACTGAG ACTTGTTGGAACTGTGGCCGTAAAGCAAGCGAGACTTGCAGCGGATGCAATATCGCTCGATACTGTGGATCATTTTGTCAACACAAAGACTGGGAGAAGCATCATCGGATCTGCGGACAAACCCTTCATGGCCCAGCCAAGGCCCTAACCTCAGTCCGCTCCCTACTGCCGAAACCCGCCGACCCTATATTGCTTAGCCCAGCTGTTGAACGCTCATCCAGCGCCACCTCTCGTTCTTCCACTCCTGCATCTGTGACCGCTGTGGACAGCTTGTGA
- the CBFA2T2 gene encoding protein CBFA2T2 isoform X4: MVGIPGSFQFSNGMNHSPSLLNGAPSPPQRSSNGPSSSSSSSLANQQLPATCGVRQLSKLKRFLTTLQQFGNDISPEIGEKVRTLVLALVNSTITIEEFHCKLQEATNFPLRPFVIPFLKANLPLLQRELLHCARVAKQTPSQYLAQHEHLLLNTNTSSPSDSSELLMEVNGNGKRYSPERREDNVFEREPLPPEPPVKRVCTISPAPRHSPALSLPILNSSNQYHPTPPPLQHYSLDDIPGPQMYRDPLCKMSEHREVRERHHPVGGINGNVTNGYQEELVDHRLTEREWADEWKHLDHALNCIMEMVEKTRRSMAVLRRCQEVDREELNYWKRRYNESSELRKGSEHSSRQHSPTSTESGTNDLQRDFSSRTGGSYVTDEIWRKAEEAVNEVKRQAMSEVQKAVSEAEQKAFEMIASERARMEQTIADTKRRATEDAFLVVNEQEESTETCWNCGRKASETCSGCNIARYCGSFCQHKDWEKHHRICGQTLHGPAKALTSVRSLLPKPADPILLSPAVERSSSATSRSSTPASVTAVDSL, from the exons TTTCGAATGGCATGAATCATTCTCCTTCTTTACTGAACGGAGCTCCGTCCCCTCCGCAGCGTTCCAGCAATGGCCCTTCTTCCTCGTCTTCATCTTctctggccaatcagcagctgccgGCCACCTGTGGGGTGAGACAGCTCAGCAAACTCAAGAGGTTCCTCACCACTCTGCAGCAGTTTGGCAATGATATCTCCCCTGAGATTGGAGAGAAGGTCCGGACCCTTGTCCTTGCTCTGGTG AACTCAACTATAACCATAGAAGAATTTCATTGCAAGCTCCAGGAAGCCACCAATTTTCCTCTCCGACCCTTTGTCATCCCATTCCTCAAG GCCAACTTGCCGCTCCTCCAGAGGGAATTACTGCACTGTGCCCGCGTGGCCAAACAGACTCCATCTCAGTACTTGGCACAACATGAACACCTGCTACTCAACACCAACACATCATCCCCATCTGATTCCTCTGAGCTGCTCATGGAGGTCAATGGCAATGGGAAAAGATACAGCCCGGAAAG AAGAGAAGATAACGTGTTTGAAAGGGAGCCTCTACCTCCTGAACCACCCGTGAAAAGGGTGTGCACTATTAGCCCAGCTCCTCGTCACAGCCCGGCCCTGTCCTTGCCTATCCTGAATTCTTCTAACCAGTATCACCCCACCCCACCTCCTCTACAACACTACTCATTGGATGACATCCCAGGACCACAGATGTACAGAGATCCACTGTGCAAGATGAGTGAACACAGAGAAGTTAGAGAGCGCCATCATCCGGTGGGCG GGATTAACGGCAATGTGACCAATGGCTACCAAGAAGAGTTGGTGGATCACAGGCTAACTGAGAGAGAATGGGCAGATGAGTGGAAGCATCTAGACCAC GCCTTGAACTGTATAATGGAAATGGTGGAAAAGACAAGGCGTTCTATGGCCGTGTTACGTAGGTGTCAAGAAGTGGACAGAGAGGAGCTGAATTACTGGAAAAGACGGTACAATGAATCCTCAGAACTCCGGAAAGGAAGCGAGCACTCAAGCAGGCAACACAGTCCAACCAGTACTGAATCTGGTACCAATG aTCTTCAGAGGGACTTTAGTAGCAGAACAGGAGGAAGCTATGTTACTGATGAGATCTGGAGGAAAGCAG AAGAGGCCGTAAATGAGGTGAAGAGGCAAGCCATGTCCGAAGTACAGAAGGCCGTATCCGAGGCCGAACAGAAAGCATTTGAGATGATTGCATCCGAGAGGGCCAGGATGGAACAGACTATTGCAGATACAAAGAGGAGAGCAACTGAGGATGCATTCCTTGTAGTGAATGAGCAGGAGGAATCAACTGAG ACTTGTTGGAACTGTGGCCGTAAAGCAAGCGAGACTTGCAGCGGATGCAATATCGCTCGATACTGTGGATCATTTTGTCAACACAAAGACTGGGAGAAGCATCATCGGATCTGCGGACAAACCCTTCATGGCCCAGCCAAGGCCCTAACCTCAGTCCGCTCCCTACTGCCGAAACCCGCCGACCCTATATTGCTTAGCCCAGCTGTTGAACGCTCATCCAGCGCCACCTCTCGTTCTTCCACTCCTGCATCTGTGACCGCTGTGGACAGCTTGTGA